Within Buteo buteo chromosome 10, bButBut1.hap1.1, whole genome shotgun sequence, the genomic segment AGGTTTATATTAGCATATCTCAGAAATTCTCTCTCCTAAAAACAAAGAGCTCAAAGTATTGTAAGACTGCTCAGATGTAAATATGTTGCATCTCTGTAACTGAGGTAAAAATGCACAGCCCATGCAGACAGCACAATGAATTTGTGCAGTGGGACACTGACAGATAATAATGTACCGTGTCACTTGAGTTGGAGGTTGCCAGAAACATTTGGCTGAAAGCATCCTGAGTGACAGTATACTTGTATACAGTGCAGTGTGTGTTTTGGAAAGCCTCTTGTATGCAGGCATCTTTACTGGAGCTCCCACGGGCATTCGCAGATGTCATACAATTTCGTCCCACAATGTTAACAAGTACCTGTACCctgcaattaatttttcatggtTGCTTAGGTGGTCGCCTACTTTGTTACCCTTCTTTAGAGTAAGGTAAATTTAGAGCAAAATTTTAGAGCAAGCCCTGAGCTAGATTACAAGAGTCTTTGTCAGAATCCTTTtatcccttttccttttcttgttatttttcatggttaaaaatccattaaaaagcaCCTGGGAAGCGGGGCTTTGGAACAGTCTAAGGCAGGAGGGATAAAGCCTGAAGGACGCTCTCAGCGCCGCAGGCAGCGGGCCGACTCCCGCCTAACGCCAAGGCCCGGCGGCGGCAGGGCCCCGCGGCCCGCTGAGGCCGCCGCCAGCCGAGGGCCGCCAGGCGGCGCCGCTGCCCAGGAaaggccggggccgggcccgccccggCCAGGCCCCGTCGGGCACCGCGTGGGGAGGCGGCGCCGCGCAGCCATGGCGGAGCTGGGAGGCCCGGAGagccctcggcggcgggcgggcgggcggaaGATGTCCCTGCAGAGGTAGGGACGCGGGCAGGGTGCGGGAGCGCCCTCAGGCCTCCTGCAGAGGCTCGCGGCCGGCTGGGCTTCGGGAGCGCCTTCCTCGGGCTCCGCCAAAACTCGGGGCCGCCGAAGGGAAGGGCTGCGCCGCGGCCTCTCCTCGCGCAGCGCCGCCGCCGTGGGCCTGCCACGGGGGCTCCGCGGGCCGGGCCTGCTGCGGGCCCCCCGGGGGGCGCCGGtgccctggggagggcaggcGGCCGAGGTGCGCGGCATCGCTGCCCTGCAGGCCCCGCGCCTTCTGTCTCCTCTGTGCGTGTGGAGGGGAGTAGCCTTCTCCGCGAGGGGCGTTAGCGCTGCGGGACGGGGCGGTTTCGTTCTTTCAGGAGCGAGGGGACTGTTGTGGGCGCGGGGTGGGCTTTGCCCTAGGTAGCAGGGTCTGCTTTTGCCTGCTAATTGGGGTCTGCAGGCGGGTGACGCGTCGCGGAGTTTTCACTGGCGTTGCAGGTGAACTGCCAACGTGCATTGGGCACGGTGGAgatatagaaaaaaaggaatcctTGTTCAGAGTGattcctgtttctgttttgcagtgtaCGAAAcgctatttttctgtttctacaaTGCTTCGTGCTGCCGGTATACAGAGCCACCTTCTCGTCAGGAGATGGTACTGCTGAGCTTGTCCTTCACATCTCCCCTATCCACTGGCAGCAAGCGtgtggtggggagaggaagaaaaatactttgaggTTTACGTTTTTGCTTTAGTAGTTGGAAGTGGTGGGTATGTGCCATTCTTGAAAACTGTACTGATGTGGGGGAGGGttatttcccttccccatttGTCGGagtcaaaataaatgaaaactgatgGTTGCTTTGGTTAATGTATCAAGAACTTTTTCCTAAGAATAACAGAAACATCTGTTGTAATAGCCAGTTACAAAGCAGAAGGTTGTATTTGtagaggaaattttttttttatgagataATATTTGTTAGCTATATTCCTAAAGCTTACACGTTGTCCCTGAGAGGTTCCCTGACTTTGGGGTTTCCACTGCTAACAGCTAGCAGAAGTTTTGCTGATGATATTGTCAtggttcttctgttttgttgaaAAAATGGGGTGcagttttcaggttttattgTGAATTCTCgacatttattttctatctGCCTAAAACTGGGAGCATTATCAGCCAACATAGTATAATGTACATTACAGGTGACGTAAGTGGGGAAAGCACTGATACAACCAGGCCACAAAGCATAAACTGATACAGCCTTGCTATGCTTCCAACTCTGCACTTAGtatgggttttttctctttctttagagCATCTGCGCTGTGTTTTAATATAGGTAAGACCCCTGTACATGTTTGGAGGCATTTCCCAGAGTTTGCATTATTTTGTCTGCTACCTTATCTGATCTAgggtatttgtattttttctttcttctttcaaggTTCATATaacttttcctgaaaatgcCGATTGATGACATAGCGCCCGGTTGTCGAGCAGGCACCTTCCCAGACCAGACAGGCACAAAGATACTGCTTTATTAAGAGctactttttacttttttttcagatgcgaAACATGCAGCAAAGAGGAAGCTAAGTACAGATGTCCACGATGCATGAAATATTCGTGCAGGTATCTATTATCTGAATTAAATTGGTTTGGTTATTTTCCTCGCTCGTGTTGAATGGCatgttaatgtttttctttttgtcgTTTCAGTCTATTGTGTGTAAAGAAGCATAAGCTTGCACTGAGCTGTAATGGAATCAGGGATAAAACAGCATTTGTCTCTGTAAATGAATTTACTGACTTGAACCTTTTGAGCGGTAAGAATATTCCTTGTGCTTGTTAAAATTCATTGTTTTTACTAGGTTAGCACTacatttttccttgttcttttacCTTTAGATTATCGTTTCCTGGAAGATGTAGGAAGGACAGCTGATGCTGCTGCTCGACATCCTACTATGCATAGTCcagcaacaaaaaaacttgTAAGTTTTAAATTCGCAGCTTGGCCAGTTGGGGATAGGGTTGACTACCTTTGAATTCCCACTGAGGCAGTCCCAATCCAGATTTCAGAGCTGATACCTCTCTTATGAAAGTGTGAATGACCCTGAATTTCAGAGCCAGAAATCAAAAGAAGTCTTTCTAGGTTTCTGTAATAGTAGTATTGATGGCTACGTCCAATTGCTTAGAAGAATAGATTGGTAACAGTGTACATTCTTAAAACTGATGCATGACCACTCTTGCTGTTTGATGATAGATGTGTGTTAAGAAAGCCTGAATGTTTCCTTCCACCTCCACaacctttttgtatttttaactaCAAAATTCCCAGGTAAACAGTGGATTTATTAATTGCCTAAAAATTATTATGTGCTTCCCCATATACCAAATTAAGGCAACTGGAGTTCTGCAAAGAATAAATTTAAGCAACAGTGAAGTAAAAGGCAGCCTTCTAAGGGCGAGAGGAGATTTTTGTGAAACTGCTCTAATTCCAGTAAAGCATTAACGAGATCACAGAAATGTATGGCATTTCCTGAATGTCCTATGACGATAAACTGCAAAGACCAAGatcaagaagggaaaaattaaaaaaaaaaacaactaaacccagaaaaacaaaatccgctccaaaatatttcatctcATTCATATGTTACTGAAAGGCGTCAAGGCCATGTTGTTTTCCAGTCTTGTGAAGATATCTTTAAATACAGCACTAAACTTAGTTGGCAAGAACTCATGTTGATGACAAAGTAAATTCAGAATACTCCAGCTTTCTCTCAGGCTGAAGTCATACTCTGTGTGTACTTACCACTGTGATGCCTTGAAAATGTGCACTGAAGATGGTGAGATGCTACATAGGTAGTAGCTTTTAGGGAGTGATACTAGGCATGTTTAGGGGATGATACCCTTAGTGCTACCTTCAAATTGGAATTTGTCAGAGTGGCTGACATGGTGCATGTGCATCCCTTCTGCTAATGGGGTTGTAGCCCAAAAAATAGCTCCGTGAGTAGTATTACACCCACAAAGGCTGGCAGTGGCTTTCACAATATGTAACTATAAAGAGGTTGTTGGCATGTTGTTTTTTAACCTTGGAGAAACTTCACCTGAAAATGTTTCAGGTAGTTTCTAGGCTTACTTTATTAACTTTATCATTCgtgatgtttgttttttttttaaaaagccaaagaaagtaCTTCATTAAATATGGCCTTTTCTACAATTTTCCCATAATCCCTGTCAACATTACTCTTTTACTGTTTAactttcaggttttgaatatattattcagattttttttttaaattggttttattttttcctagttaTGTTGCTTGAGAAACAAAGCTCGAAAGTGTAATATTGACCTGAGAACGCTGCCTGTTGGATttacaaaaagaagagaaaattcaaCCACCTTCAATTGCATGTGAGTCTTCAGTTGGTTAGTCAGCAATGTTTTGTTTGCACTGAATGCATAATGATGAGAATCTGAATTCATACCAAtctacttgcttttaaaatctgttagaTGCATGGGTTTTTTACAAAAGCTATCTAGATTTAATGCTTTGTGCTGCcggttttcattttttaggcTCATACCAACCACCATTGAATAACAGGAGGAAGAATCAGCACTGTTGTGCTCTTCCATCTTTTAATTAACATTGACTTTTGTtgctagaaaagaaaacacttctttaaaGGTTTATGACAGAGGATTGATGTAGAATGATTgcaaaaatctctctctctgaaaAGGCTGATTTTAAGTCTGAAGAGGTGCTTCCAACACAGTTCTTTCTGTTGCATGCCATGTTAGGAGTTGCTGTGCTGGAGGATGTGGATGCTTGATAAGGCACAGTGTAGAGGGACAAGTGTAGACAGACAGATATGAATTCAGGAAAAAGGCTAAGAAGACTTTAAATGTTCTTCCCTTCATCCACTCTCTGGGTTTTCTCTGATATCTGGAGTTTGTATTTCAAAGgattttcacagtaaaaataaaaaaaaatattaaaaaaaaaattacacagtaTTTCATTATGGCAGGAAACAGGTCTGGAGTTCATCTTGGTATCTACTGGGAGCGAATACAAATGCCTTCCGGGCTCCTCACAGTAATCAGCTGTACCAGCTACCCTTGCTGGCTCCTTCGCTTGTTTTCTTCATGGTCTAGGTCTTGGTGGCAAGTTCTGCTCCCAGGGCCggtttttccctctgttctgCACGGTGCCGATGGCTGGGCGCTGACTGGCCACCAGGTGTCTCTCTCTGGCAAAGCAAAGACCGGCCTGAAAAACCAACCCCTCCACAGACTTGCCTCTGtcatttcttctgttctggGGCAAAAGCTGAGGGGTTTGGTTTAGCAGAACATAGGGCATAAAATAGATGTAGAAGCGTAACCTTTTAAAGGTACATATTTTACCGGTTCTGCTAGAGAAAACCCAGGGTGGAccaatggaaagaaagaaaatctggggcattttctcctccctctgccccaaaTTTATACATCACTGAGGCTGTCTGCTCAGAACAGACCAGGTGGTAGCCCCAAACCTTGCACATGTTAGTCATTTGAGCGGAGGCTGTCTGCTTCTGCACTGACTTGCTTTTTCTTGGCCGCGTGCTCTACCTTTTACAGATACCTTGTGCTAGGCTCATGCTGTTGAAGTATCTCACTCTTAGAGCTGCGTTTATCTTTCCTGGGGAATTTCATTAATGTTGTGGATAAGAACAATATACACATCCTGAAGGAGTACAGGGTATGGAGTAGTCTTTAAGAGCCAGAGCAAGGGCAGAAGGCCCAGGGGTGCTGGGATCAGTAACtaagagaaagacagaagaacagaaaaggcacAGATACAGGGAGGTTTGACACTATTGGGAAGATCCTGGGCATGGTACAATGCTGTGCTCACAGAAATTTGCCTTCATGTACCAtgttttttagttctttttctcTATAAAGCATTTTTGGGTACATACTGAAGTGTAGCTTGCATTGGAAACAAATTAAGCTTTGAGCAGATTATGCTTTCACGCATATCACATGCTTTATGTTGTTTAACCGGAAGCAGATTTAAAAACTAAGAGGATGGGGCAAGGAAGGTGACTTGTTGGCAAATAGACATGGAAATATTTCACAGGCTGTCTGGCAGAATGCCTTACTGTTTTTTGTCAATCATAAAGTCCTGGggtattttgttgttgttgttgttgctgttttggaATGCTAGCCTTTCTGAGACTTTCACATCCAATCAGAAAGAACATGATAACATTGTCTGTTCTTAAGAGGATAGGAAGTAACCATCTCTTTCCTGTAAATGCTGTCCAAGGGTATGGAATGTGCTCAGTGAGTAGTACACAAAGGACGTGTTTCCTCTCTTTTGCTGTTACTGTTATTCATGCAGCAATGGGCTGTTTGAATTCAGTGatgcagattaaaaattaacctttagttttggttggtttggttttttttaattggcgTGTTTTGCTTGCTCTCCTTAAATGGACTCCTGAGGAACCAAACCTAAGGTTTGATCGAACCAGTGAGTATCAGCCATTTGACACCTATCCCATGTGACTTCATGACACCCACAACATTTTGTTGAATATTACATTCAAATGGGGTAAGGCTGTGCAAATAATTGCATTACATGAGCTTAACACCTGACAGTGGTCAGGGTCTGTTATGTCTACTTTTCCGTAGATCCAAACCCCTTCTCATGCTGTTTGTCAGCCGAGATTTGTAGAGAGGTTGCTCCAgagggtggaggttggaagCTGCTCAACATGTGCATGGAAAGCTGAGAACAGTCTTCTCTGATGTCCTCTGCACACTCCCCATGCAAGCCAAGCTGTTAGGCTGTACAAGGCAGGAATGAGAGTAATCCAAAACTAGGAAGTACAAGATGTATTCTTGTGTCATCCCCTGCCCCTGCCAACTCTGGAGGACAGATAAGTGGTTGTTTGGATGTGTTAACCAGACTCTTCATTTCCTGGTTTCCATTAGTCTGTTTGCTAAATTTGGTGTTGTGAAAGCATACGTGCCAATGCTGGGCAACACATGGATTAGACTTAACTTGTAATATTGAATATCTAGATAATGGAAGGTTATTAGACAGTAGAGTCTGAGTCCAGTTTGTGAACTCATGGGACACCTGACTTAGAGATGGTTTAGGACAccttatttgcaaaatatttttaatgtgctgCTTTACCCTACCTTTTCTATGGTGCCCTTATTTTCCAGTAGAAGTGGTAGTTCCCCTTCTGGACACATGCTGCCATGGAGTTGGGGTGGCCTGCTGGGTAGGGAGCCTttgggagggagcagagaatGTGACCAGGTTGGGGCAAGGACTGGGGCAGCAACTGGAGAGCTCTAGCCAGCAGGTCAAAcgggaagaggggagggagctTGCAACTCCATGGCTCCT encodes:
- the ZNHIT6 gene encoding box C/D snoRNA protein 1 isoform X4 produces the protein MAELGGPESPRRRAGGRKMSLQRCETCSKEEAKYRCPRCMKYSCSLLCVKKHKLALSCNGIRDKTAFVSVNEFTDLNLLSDYRFLEDVGRTADAAARHPTMHSPATKKLLCCLRNKARKCNIDLRTLPVGFTKRRENSTTFNCMENKFYWHLKLIFPHCRAEYTLKGVPDDKTLADILKPYIDPVESDPVVCQRLKIYTASPQSDVQILMKIENRKQNSVRSSAELQKATG
- the ZNHIT6 gene encoding box C/D snoRNA protein 1 isoform X2; this translates as MAELGGPESPRRRAGGRKMSLQRCETCSKEEAKYRCPRCMKYSCSLLCVKKHKLALSCNGIRDKTAFVSVNEFTDLNLLSDYRFLEDVGRTADAAARHPTMHSPATKKLLCCLRNKARKCNIDLRTLPVGFTKRRENSTTFNCMVPDDKTLADILKPYIDPVESDPVVCQRLKIYTASPQSDVQILMKIENRKQNSVRYNELDASRSLLDNLKGKVIIEYPTLFVVLKTLKNDMVVLGQDASERTENSDSESSSLSSMEEGEIRDSS